One segment of Patescibacteria group bacterium DNA contains the following:
- a CDS encoding AAA family ATPase: MSKSKKIMVTGIPGSGSTEFCKKYIEADPSRLEVNSYHLGDRLLALAQETPQKPPVTAKNLLNLNPELLSALGGRAFDSVLALTTHDQEKYDRLIIDLHAQFFWNDIFTNAHDWHHLSQLMPDLFITLIEKPSTIQQRQMATPQGRTQSHGLRDILLWQNIEVNTVAGLAANLGKPHYILPGRQDPLTIESLLASAFLIYFQMPMTDASSQADQMITAFKEKLLTLGRRLTGLPTPLIDPRTIDMESGAGLSAQEELIIRRHTVHRDLNWYIPEASDQVAYYPPGTTLSKGVADECTRGFETGKNVFVIWPNQHTSPFMDIATKVFTSEEAFFEFFSDYLPERIKELKRAN; encoded by the coding sequence ATGTCAAAAAGCAAAAAAATCATGGTCACCGGAATTCCCGGCAGTGGCAGTACTGAATTTTGCAAAAAATATATTGAGGCCGACCCTAGCCGCTTAGAAGTTAATAGTTATCACTTGGGCGATAGACTGCTGGCGCTAGCTCAAGAAACCCCCCAAAAGCCTCCGGTAACCGCCAAAAATCTGCTTAATCTCAACCCGGAATTATTGAGCGCCTTGGGTGGTAGGGCTTTTGATTCAGTATTGGCTCTAACCACTCACGATCAAGAAAAATATGACCGGCTGATCATTGACCTGCACGCTCAATTTTTCTGGAATGACATTTTTACCAATGCCCATGATTGGCATCACTTGTCTCAGCTTATGCCTGATTTATTTATAACATTGATCGAAAAACCATCTACGATCCAACAACGGCAAATGGCTACGCCACAAGGCCGGACACAAAGTCACGGCCTGCGCGATATTTTGCTTTGGCAAAATATAGAAGTCAATACGGTTGCGGGTTTAGCTGCCAACCTCGGCAAACCGCATTATATTCTACCCGGTAGGCAAGACCCCTTAACCATTGAGAGCCTATTAGCCAGCGCTTTTCTGATTTATTTTCAAATGCCCATGACTGATGCCAGCTCGCAAGCCGATCAAATGATCACGGCATTCAAAGAGAAACTCCTTACTCTGGGGCGCCGCCTAACCGGCCTGCCGACACCGCTAATTGATCCCAGAACGATTGACATGGAATCGGGGGCCGGGCTTTCTGCCCAAGAAGAGCTGATTATTCGCCGACACACAGTCCATCGGGATTTGAACTGGTATATTCCTGAAGCATCAGACCAAGTCGCCTATTATCCCCCGGGAACAACTTTATCCAAGGGTGTCGCCGATGAATGTACCAGAGGCTTTGAGACCGGCAAAAACGTCTTTGTGATCTGGCCCAACCAACACACTAGTCCGTTTATGGATATCGCCACTAAAGTCTTTACCTCTGAAGAAGCTTTCTTTGAATTTTTCTCCGACTATCTACCGGAAAGAATTAAAGAATTAAAACGTGCCAATTAA
- a CDS encoding AAA family ATPase has product MGRNSKETIKKLQVVSFHSRSGGVGKSTEALRLAKRLSAQGKRVCVIDLDVIGAGLMPLLANNAMKKYLRQNTVAFLEQYLLATDTNDFDIGKLIIPCQAFGVILQLRGIDLERIQINIWRDHRSDEKSLTKLAKILDDNVDMLFRNELHFKEIAIRLNILFKKLIEKGFDSVILDCHTGVKFVAESLIEMATKKRYDWKLVWISPKPPQNTRRNVV; this is encoded by the coding sequence ATGGGCCGGAACAGCAAGGAAACTATTAAGAAATTACAAGTCGTCAGCTTTCACTCCAGAAGCGGAGGAGTCGGCAAAAGCACTGAGGCCTTACGATTGGCTAAAAGGCTAAGTGCTCAAGGCAAGCGGGTTTGTGTTATTGACCTGGATGTCATAGGCGCCGGCTTAATGCCTTTGCTGGCAAACAATGCCATGAAAAAATATCTGAGACAAAACACCGTAGCGTTTTTGGAACAATATCTACTGGCCACCGATACCAATGATTTTGATATCGGTAAATTGATTATCCCTTGCCAGGCTTTTGGTGTTATTCTGCAACTCCGCGGTATTGATTTAGAAAGAATACAAATCAATATTTGGCGAGATCACCGTAGTGATGAAAAATCACTAACCAAGTTAGCTAAAATCCTTGATGACAACGTTGACATGCTATTCAGGAATGAGTTACATTTCAAAGAGATAGCAATTAGACTTAACATTCTGTTTAAAAAGTTAATTGAAAAAGGCTTTGACTCGGTGATACTTGATTGCCATACCGGTGTCAAATTTGTCGCGGAAAGTCTGATAGAGATGGCCACTAAAAAACGATATGACTGGAAACTGGTTTGGATCAGTCCAAAACCACCACAAAATACCCGCCGAAACGTAGTCTGA